One segment of Apus apus isolate bApuApu2 chromosome 1, bApuApu2.pri.cur, whole genome shotgun sequence DNA contains the following:
- the ILDR1 gene encoding immunoglobulin-like domain-containing receptor 1: MVSRGCCRWALLLAWLPAGCLSLLVTVQDVERYTTLFATVVLKCDYSTSAQLQDVVVTWRFKSFCKDPIFDYYSVSYQAGLALGQDPADDCNDSQRQVRIVIQKYGQKEPVLGIDYQQRKITIQNRADLVISEVMWWDHGMYYCTVEAPGDTSGDPDKEVKLIVLHWLTVLLIVIGGLLLLLLIGICWCQCCPQYCCCHIRCGCCPTRCCCNEEVLRRHQFMKQAQALAPWMSHNMFYRGGDRNSQVSSYQLNPLLQQDVSLQNSLPLVQPQAQLSHSKGVLDYLESEIQNLKTSQLRPPSHQRQDVQPSLLSSLGSEIMPPSVADHVSSIHWSSSSSHPQRAAHNPRAWDSAADDRRENRRLPLPSSGDSHSSYSREAWDRQREDRPPRQRTGGYNGRPPHSGRDVSPPRQAERSSSSSSFYPGEAKERSNHHHGWRQEPTGRRDYQHHLGRSDNSGQRRNSYSPPPRRGSWSSSEEQVRLPAANRKRRQRSREWPEDKPPSYRSLEVIPGQDKKHKNGAGPRSDRGSSHSGRSLVI; encoded by the exons GTTGCCTCTCCCTGCTGGTGACAGTGCAGGATGTTGAACGTTATACCACCTTATTTGCCACTGTTGTCCTCAAGTGTGACTACAGcacctcagcacagctgcaggacGTGGTAGTGACCTGGCGCTTCAAATCCTTCTGCAAGGACCCCATCTTTGACTACTACTCGGTCT CATACCAGGCTGGTTTAGCTCTCGGCCAGGACCCAGCTGACGACTGCAATGACAGCCAGCGACAGGTGCGCATTGTCATCCAGAAATATGGGCAGAAGGAGCCTGTGCTGGGCATTGACTACCAGCAACGGAAGATCACCATCCAGAACC GGGCAGACCTTGTCATCAGTGAGGTCATGTGGTGGGACCATGGCATGTACTACTGCACTGTGGAAGCACCAGGAGATACCTCAGGTGATCCGGACAAAGAAGTTAAACTGATTGTTCTCC ACTGGCTCACAGTACTCCTCATTGTTATTGGtggcctcctcctcctgttgCTGATTGGAATATGCTGGTGCCAGTGCTGCCCCCAGTATTGCTGCTGCCACATCCGATGTGGCTGCTGCCCAACCCGGTGCTGCTGTAATGAAGAAG TTTTGCGACGGCATCAGTTCATGAAGCAGGCTCAGGCCCTTGCACCTTGGATGTCACACAACATGTTCTACAGAGGTGGAGACAGGAACTCGCAAGTTTCTTCTTACCAGCTGAACCCTCTTCTGCAACAAG ATGTGTCTCTGCAAAACAGTCTTCCACTGGTGCAGCCACAAGCTCAGCTTTCCCATAGCAAGGGTGTTTTGGACTATCTGGAGTCTGAAATCCAAAACCTTAAGACGTCACAGCTCCGGCCGCCCTCCCACCAGCGGCAGGACGTGCAGCCCAGCTTGCTGTCCTCCTTGGGCTCCGAGATAATGCCACCTTCTGTTGCTGATCACGTCTCCTCCATTCattggagcagcagctcctcacatcCACAGAGAGCTGCCCACAATCCCAGAGCCTGGGACTCTGCAGCAGATGACAGGAGGGAAAACCGGAGGCTGCCCTTGCCTTCCAGCGGGGATTCTCATTCCAGCTACAGTCGGGaggcctgggacaggcagcGTGAGGACCGTCCTCCGAGGCAGAGGACAGGTGGCTACAACGGCAGGCCCCCGCACTCCGGACGGGATGTGTCACCCCCGCGCCAGgctgagaggagcagcagcagcagcagtttctaTCCGGGGGAGGCTAAGGAGCGCTCCAACCACCACCatggctggaggcaggagccCACAGGGAGGCGAGACTACCAGCACCACCTTGGGAGGAGCGATAACTCGGGTCAGAGGCGGAACAGCTACTCTCCCCCTCCTCGCCGGGGGTCATGGAGCTCCTCAGAAGAGCAAGTCCGTCTCCCGGCGGCCAACCGCAAGCGGCGGCAGCGGTCTCGGGAATGGCCAGAAGACAAGCCCCCCAGCTATCGCTCGTTAGAAGTTATCCCAGGTCAAGACAAGAAGCACAAAAACGGTGCTGGGCCACGCTCG gACAGAGGAAGTTCCCACAGTGGAAGAAGTCTAGTCATTTAA
- the LOC127390070 gene encoding apovitellenin-1, whose amino-acid sequence MLQSRVLVIALILLLGTTLPEVHSKSVFEKERRDWLVVPDAIASYIYEAVNKMSPKAGQFLVDAAQTPVIVGTRNFLIRETTKLSILAEQLMEKIKNLWYTKVLGY is encoded by the exons ATGCTGCAATCCAGGGTATTGGTGATAGCTCTGATTCTGCTCCTTGGCACCACCCTCCCCG aaGTGCACTCAAAGTCCGTCTTTGAGAAAGAACGTCGTGACTGGTTGGTCGTCCCTGACGCAATTGCATCTTACATCTATGAAGCTGTGAATAAGATGTCCCCTAAAGCTGGTCAGTTCTTGGTGGATGCTGCGCAGACTCCAGTAATTGTTGGTACCAG GAACTTCCTCATCAGAGAAACAACTAAACTCAGTATACTGGCTGAACAgctgatggaaaaaataaagaacctCTGGTATACAAAAGTCCTAGGCTACTAG